One part of the Chryseobacterium mulctrae genome encodes these proteins:
- a CDS encoding anti-sigma factor has protein sequence MDSKEYISSGILESYILGLVSPEEAGILECVMKNNAEVKAAYEEAQKTFELLATAQAMTPPTDLKAKIWDKIQLEQEVVEEKPVIPINNVEPKMETQQITQEIKVEKSNSWKTFAVAASVLFLVSIGGNLYWMNSQNEMKNELAGLKSDKQSQNLAMQNLEQKLKITSNPNMLKIVLAGVEKHPESNAVVYWDKTSKDVYLTANSLPKAPEGMQYQLWAIADGKPVSAGMYTDEKDAKIALANIPNAQAFAITLEKEGGSTIPTMENMYVMGGV, from the coding sequence TTGGATAGTAAAGAATACATATCATCCGGAATTCTAGAATCTTACATTCTAGGTCTTGTTTCTCCCGAGGAAGCAGGTATTTTGGAGTGTGTGATGAAGAATAATGCTGAAGTAAAAGCTGCCTATGAAGAGGCGCAGAAAACTTTTGAATTGCTTGCAACTGCACAGGCAATGACACCACCCACTGATTTAAAAGCAAAAATCTGGGATAAAATTCAACTTGAACAAGAAGTTGTAGAAGAGAAACCTGTAATTCCTATTAATAATGTTGAACCAAAAATGGAAACTCAACAGATAACGCAGGAAATAAAAGTAGAAAAAAGTAACAGCTGGAAAACCTTTGCGGTGGCTGCATCTGTTTTATTTTTAGTGAGTATTGGAGGTAATTTATATTGGATGAACAGCCAAAACGAAATGAAAAACGAATTAGCTGGTTTAAAGTCTGATAAGCAATCTCAGAATCTTGCGATGCAAAATCTTGAGCAAAAACTGAAGATAACTTCAAACCCAAATATGCTTAAAATTGTTTTGGCGGGCGTTGAAAAACATCCAGAATCCAACGCTGTGGTATATTGGGATAAAACTTCAAAAGATGTTTACTTAACGGCGAATAGCTTGCCAAAAGCTCCTGAAGGAATGCAGTACCAACTTTGGGCAATTGCAGACGGAAAACCAGTGAGCGCAGGAATGTACACCGACGAAAAAGATGCTAAAATAGCTTTAGCCAATATTCCGAATGCGCAGGCTTTTGCCATTACTTTAGAAAAAGAAGGCGGAAGCACAATTCCTACAATGGAAAACATGTATGTAATGGGAGGAGTTTAA
- a CDS encoding DMT family transporter, with protein MQKLALFRLHLIVFLWGFTAILGKLITANAQILVFYRMLFAAIFLYAFIRIYKKESIKVSKKLFLQLSGVGFFMTLHWYCFFYSIKVSNVSIALSCLSLSTLFASVLEPIVFKRKVDVSEVVMGAVIVACILLIFKTEFQYKEGIFYGVLCAIFGTVFSVFNGKLFGKTSSGNIIFYEIFSGWFILMLFYLVTGQIMQMDEINYRDLALIGLLASVFTAYPMFESVKLMKYISPFTLILTVNLEPVYGIILAFFIFGESEHMSPVFYVASLVMILAIVVNALIKTRKQKNIN; from the coding sequence ATGCAGAAATTAGCACTTTTCAGATTACATTTAATTGTCTTTTTATGGGGATTCACAGCAATTTTAGGTAAACTGATTACCGCAAATGCCCAGATTCTTGTATTTTACAGAATGCTTTTTGCGGCCATATTTCTTTATGCATTTATAAGAATTTACAAAAAAGAGAGCATTAAAGTTTCAAAAAAATTATTCTTACAATTATCGGGAGTTGGTTTTTTTATGACGCTGCATTGGTACTGCTTTTTTTATTCGATTAAAGTTTCCAACGTTTCCATAGCTTTAAGTTGTCTCTCGTTATCTACTTTGTTTGCTTCGGTTTTGGAGCCTATTGTTTTTAAACGGAAAGTAGATGTTTCGGAAGTGGTAATGGGAGCGGTGATTGTTGCCTGTATTTTACTTATTTTTAAAACAGAGTTTCAGTATAAAGAAGGAATTTTTTACGGAGTTTTGTGCGCGATTTTCGGAACCGTTTTTTCTGTTTTTAATGGAAAACTTTTCGGAAAAACCAGTTCTGGAAATATTATTTTCTATGAAATCTTTTCAGGATGGTTTATTTTAATGCTGTTTTATTTGGTAACGGGACAAATCATGCAGATGGATGAAATAAATTATAGAGATCTTGCGTTAATAGGCTTGTTGGCAAGTGTATTTACAGCATATCCTATGTTTGAATCTGTGAAGCTGATGAAATATATTTCGCCATTTACTTTAATTTTAACAGTTAATTTAGAACCAGTTTACGGAATTATACTAGCTTTTTTTATCTTTGGAGAATCAGAACACATGAGCCCTGTATTTTATGTTGCATCTTTGGTTATGATTTTGGCAATTGTTGTAAATGCGCTGATAAAAACTAGAAAACAAAAAAACATTAACTAA
- a CDS encoding RNA polymerase sigma factor: MLRQKNEAGFHHLYDNYSGALYGVILRIVQSKEYTEEIIQDVFVKIWNSIHQYDAAKGRFYTWMINIARNTAIDYLKSKSFQNQLKNQPLPDFVYENAELTTTNNSDFIGFNKVLESLESDKQELIDLAYYQGFTQSEISEKLNMPLGTVKTKMRNALIKLKDLLKDYQ, from the coding sequence TTGCTGAGACAGAAAAACGAAGCTGGTTTTCATCACTTGTATGATAACTATTCTGGTGCGTTGTATGGTGTAATTCTCAGAATTGTTCAGTCTAAAGAATATACAGAAGAGATTATTCAGGATGTTTTTGTAAAAATCTGGAATTCCATTCATCAATATGATGCTGCGAAAGGTAGATTTTATACTTGGATGATTAATATTGCAAGAAACACGGCAATTGATTATCTTAAATCTAAAAGCTTTCAAAACCAACTTAAAAACCAACCTTTACCAGATTTCGTATATGAGAATGCGGAACTTACAACTACCAATAATTCAGATTTTATTGGGTTTAATAAAGTGCTTGAAAGTTTGGAATCTGATAAGCAGGAACTCATTGATCTTGCCTATTATCAAGGATTTACGCAGAGTGAAATATCAGAAAAACTGAATATGCCTTTAGGTACTGTTAAAACAAAAATGCGAAATGCATTGATTAAATTAAAAGACTTGTTAAAAGATTATCAATAA
- a CDS encoding putative type IX sorting system protein PorV2: MMKKYLLLVFSLLFGFSQSQIIRKYSNEFLNIGAGARGIGMGGAVMTSQDDVYSPMWNPAGLNGITRDWQGAAMHAEYFESIAKYDYLAYAKVLETGVFGVSVVRLGVDNILNTTQLIDTEGNIDYDKITKFSQSDYAGIISYAFNPGGNPKLDVGVNAKIVYRNVGKFASGYGFGFDVGAIYKADNGWKFGGVLRDATTTVNFWTVNQKELSTIVNGEEFNPAPTDKMELTMPKLNAGASKLFNINSSLYVLPEAGINVDFAKTAALLSTDFASITPYAGAELGYQKMIFVRVGVNRFQSITDIEDLQRKVSFQPSAGIGIRYRGLTLDYAISNSGIGGSNFYSNFFSLKLDMGEFRND; this comes from the coding sequence ATGATGAAAAAATATCTATTATTAGTATTTTCCCTTTTATTTGGGTTTTCTCAATCTCAGATTATCAGAAAATATTCCAATGAATTTTTAAATATCGGAGCCGGAGCTAGAGGAATCGGGATGGGAGGTGCCGTAATGACCAGTCAGGACGATGTGTATTCACCGATGTGGAATCCTGCAGGCTTGAATGGGATTACAAGAGATTGGCAAGGTGCAGCAATGCACGCAGAATATTTTGAATCTATTGCTAAATATGATTATTTGGCTTACGCAAAAGTTTTGGAAACTGGTGTTTTCGGAGTCTCTGTTGTCCGTTTAGGGGTTGATAATATTTTAAATACTACTCAATTAATCGATACGGAAGGAAATATTGATTACGATAAAATTACTAAATTCTCACAATCAGATTATGCAGGAATCATTTCTTATGCATTCAATCCTGGTGGAAATCCGAAATTGGATGTTGGTGTGAATGCTAAAATCGTTTACCGAAATGTAGGGAAATTTGCAAGCGGATATGGTTTTGGTTTTGATGTTGGTGCTATTTATAAAGCTGATAACGGCTGGAAATTTGGAGGGGTTCTTCGTGATGCTACGACTACCGTCAACTTTTGGACTGTGAATCAAAAAGAATTGTCTACCATTGTAAATGGTGAAGAATTTAACCCTGCTCCAACCGATAAAATGGAATTGACGATGCCGAAGCTAAATGCAGGAGCAAGTAAGTTATTTAATATCAACAGCAGTTTGTATGTTTTACCGGAGGCGGGAATCAATGTAGATTTTGCTAAAACAGCGGCTCTGCTTTCAACAGATTTTGCAAGTATCACGCCTTATGCAGGAGCAGAATTGGGATATCAGAAAATGATTTTTGTAAGAGTAGGTGTTAACAGATTTCAGTCGATTACCGATATTGAAGACCTTCAGAGAAAAGTCTCTTTTCAGCCAAGCGCAGGTATAGGAATTCGTTACAGAGGTTTAACGCTTGATTACGCAATCAGTAATTCAGGAATCGGAGGTTCTAATTTTTACTCTAATTTCTTCTCATTAAAACTGGATATGGGAGAATTTAGAAATGATTAA
- the gcvH gene encoding glycine cleavage system protein GcvH, whose amino-acid sequence MNTPSELKYTKDHEWVKIEGNVATIGITDFAQGELGDIVYVDVDTVDDDVNGGDVFGSVEAVKTVSDLFLPISGKVTEFNSALEDQPELLNTDPYGNGWIIKLEIAEGADHSELLSAEEYQAIIG is encoded by the coding sequence ATGAATACACCGTCAGAATTAAAGTACACTAAAGACCACGAGTGGGTAAAGATCGAAGGTAACGTTGCTACAATTGGTATCACAGACTTTGCGCAAGGAGAGTTGGGAGATATTGTTTACGTAGATGTAGATACAGTAGATGATGATGTGAATGGAGGAGATGTTTTCGGAAGTGTAGAAGCTGTAAAAACGGTTTCAGATTTATTCTTGCCTATTTCAGGAAAAGTTACAGAATTTAATTCTGCTTTGGAAGATCAGCCAGAATTGTTAAATACAGATCCTTATGGAAACGGATGGATCATTAAGCTTGAAATTGCAGAAGGAGCAGATCATTCAGAATTGCTTTCAGCAGAAGAATATCAAGCAATCATTGGATAA
- a CDS encoding VanZ family protein has protein sequence MKRYFAVFIALYTVVLLYMMFYASGREPSEISYIQHQPFITIQHFFNDNNIDNQAFIVNIFGNIFLFSPFGWLGLCIKKFNRFIPVTLFFLIAISIIESTQYFTGRGVADIDDVFLNTLGMLIGFFLFKYATWKNIANIQFHFQLLENDSTVTAS, from the coding sequence ATGAAAAGATATTTTGCAGTATTTATTGCCTTATATACCGTCGTTTTATTATACATGATGTTTTACGCATCCGGAAGAGAACCTTCTGAAATTTCTTATATTCAGCATCAGCCGTTTATTACTATCCAGCATTTTTTTAATGACAATAATATAGACAATCAAGCTTTTATCGTCAACATATTTGGGAACATATTTCTATTCAGTCCATTCGGTTGGTTGGGATTATGCATCAAAAAATTCAACCGTTTTATCCCTGTTACTTTGTTCTTTTTAATTGCAATAAGTATTATCGAATCAACACAGTATTTTACAGGCAGAGGCGTTGCAGATATAGACGATGTATTTTTAAATACTTTGGGGATGTTAATCGGCTTTTTCCTATTCAAATATGCAACCTGGAAAAACATTGCCAATATTCAGTTTCATTTTCAATTATTAGAAAACGATTCTACTGTAACAGCTTCTTAG
- a CDS encoding IS91 family transposase — MQSEVVGFEFVKSQNSSFKFNENQRLEISKIQSAQPESQPRYEVADVLNILGSKLENLGLNSWQLRTLFALKKCRTSALGGHIDACDECGNISISYNSCRNRHCPKCQGKNREKWIENRETELLPVPYFHVVFTVPEVLNKTALHAPKMLYDILFESAWETLQTFGENRGLKMGMIAILHTWGQNLSLHPHLHCIVPGGGVDENGVWKNIRSDGNFLFPVKALSKVFRAKFCEKLKVRLSLKCNKNQTENDENQFENRKNEAETYEKLRQKLWEKPWVVFAKKPFGSPKSVVEYLGRYTHKIAISNQRIRKVDAENVTLEYKDYRQKGIKKQMVLSHEEFIRRFAMHILPKRFVKIRHYGFLSSTWKRMKLKNLQQNLGIQPKGKFPPKTFQPKCSCCKVGNLVTIATFDLRGPPLWFLEMSQNFEKPKI, encoded by the coding sequence ATGCAGAGCGAAGTAGTTGGTTTTGAATTTGTTAAAAGCCAAAATTCAAGCTTTAAATTTAATGAAAATCAACGTTTAGAAATCTCAAAAATACAGTCTGCTCAACCTGAATCTCAACCTCGATACGAAGTCGCAGATGTGTTGAATATTTTAGGTTCAAAACTAGAAAATTTAGGATTAAATTCCTGGCAATTAAGAACTTTATTTGCGTTAAAAAAGTGCCGTACATCGGCTTTGGGCGGTCATATTGACGCTTGTGACGAATGCGGAAATATCAGCATCAGCTACAACTCCTGCCGAAACCGGCACTGCCCGAAATGTCAGGGCAAAAACCGCGAAAAATGGATTGAAAACCGGGAAACCGAACTGCTTCCAGTGCCTTATTTTCACGTGGTTTTTACCGTTCCGGAAGTGCTGAACAAAACCGCACTTCATGCTCCGAAAATGTTGTATGATATTTTATTTGAATCGGCTTGGGAAACGCTGCAAACCTTTGGTGAAAATCGAGGTTTAAAAATGGGAATGATCGCTATTTTGCATACTTGGGGACAGAATCTGAGTCTGCATCCGCATTTGCACTGCATCGTTCCGGGTGGCGGCGTGGATGAAAACGGAGTTTGGAAAAACATCAGAAGCGACGGTAATTTTTTGTTTCCTGTAAAGGCTTTGAGCAAAGTTTTCAGGGCTAAATTTTGTGAGAAGCTGAAGGTTCGGTTATCATTAAAATGTAATAAAAATCAGACGGAAAATGATGAAAATCAATTTGAAAACCGAAAAAATGAAGCAGAAACTTATGAAAAACTCAGACAAAAACTTTGGGAAAAACCTTGGGTAGTTTTCGCTAAAAAACCCTTTGGCAGCCCGAAATCTGTGGTGGAATATTTGGGAAGATATACGCACAAAATCGCGATCAGCAACCAGAGAATCAGGAAAGTTGATGCGGAAAATGTAACGTTGGAGTACAAAGATTACCGCCAAAAAGGCATCAAAAAGCAGATGGTTTTGAGCCATGAGGAGTTTATCCGCCGTTTTGCGATGCATATTTTGCCGAAAAGATTTGTGAAAATCCGCCATTACGGTTTTCTCAGCAGCACATGGAAACGAATGAAGCTAAAAAATCTGCAACAGAATTTAGGCATTCAGCCCAAAGGAAAATTTCCACCCAAAACTTTTCAGCCGAAATGTAGTTGCTGCAAAGTTGGGAATTTGGTAACGATTGCAACGTTCGATTTGCGCGGTCCGCCCCTTTGGTTTTTGGAGATGAGCCAAAACTTTGAAAAGCCAAAAATCTAG
- a CDS encoding acyl-CoA carboxylase subunit beta → MDIEFNKREDQNKLKLSEINRLLTEIKKGGGEKRLQKLRDEGKMTARERIEYLLDKNSDSIEIGAFAGYEMYEEHGGCPSGGVVVVMGYVSGKQCLVVANDASVKAGAWFPITGKKNLRAQEIAMENRLPIIYLVDSAGVYLPMQDEIFPDKEMFGRIFRNNAKMSASGIIQISAVMGSCVAGGAYLPIMSDEAMIVDKTGSIFLAGSYLVKAAIGESIDNETLGGATTHCAISGVTDYKAKDDKDALDRIKNIMKSVGSYDKAGFDRIESFPPKEKIDNIFGIMPVSRAEQYDTLEIIKCIVDNSEFEEYKADYGKSIICATARIDGWSVGIVANQRKLVKSGKGEMQFGGVIYSDSADKATRFIANCNQRKIPLIFLQDVTGFMVGSKSEHGGIIKDGAKMVNAVSNSVVPKFTIITGNSYGAGNYAMCGKAYDPRLIVAWPWADLAVMGGAQAAKVLAQIQESTLKKQGKVITEEEHQEILDTITKKYQKQTEATYAASRLWTDAIINPIDTRKWISMGIEAANHSPITEKFNLGVIQV, encoded by the coding sequence ATGGATATTGAATTTAACAAAAGAGAAGATCAAAATAAATTAAAATTATCTGAAATCAATCGTTTGCTTACAGAAATAAAAAAAGGAGGTGGCGAAAAAAGACTTCAGAAACTTCGTGACGAAGGGAAAATGACGGCAAGAGAAAGAATAGAATATCTTCTTGATAAAAATTCAGATTCCATAGAAATTGGTGCTTTTGCTGGTTATGAAATGTATGAAGAACATGGCGGTTGCCCAAGTGGTGGTGTTGTGGTTGTAATGGGTTATGTTTCAGGCAAGCAATGTTTAGTTGTAGCAAATGATGCTTCGGTAAAAGCTGGAGCTTGGTTTCCGATTACAGGAAAGAAAAATCTAAGAGCGCAGGAAATCGCTATGGAAAACAGACTTCCAATAATTTATCTTGTAGATTCTGCAGGAGTTTATCTTCCGATGCAGGACGAAATTTTCCCTGATAAAGAAATGTTCGGAAGAATTTTTAGAAATAATGCTAAAATGAGCGCTTCAGGAATTATTCAGATTTCTGCTGTGATGGGAAGCTGTGTTGCGGGGGGAGCTTATCTTCCTATTATGAGCGACGAAGCAATGATTGTTGATAAAACCGGTTCTATTTTCTTGGCCGGAAGTTATTTGGTAAAAGCTGCGATTGGTGAAAGTATCGACAATGAAACTTTAGGTGGAGCAACAACGCATTGTGCAATTTCTGGAGTTACCGATTATAAAGCTAAAGACGATAAAGATGCTTTAGACCGTATTAAAAATATTATGAAATCTGTAGGAAGCTATGACAAAGCAGGTTTCGACAGAATAGAAAGTTTCCCTCCTAAAGAAAAAATAGATAATATTTTCGGAATTATGCCTGTTTCCAGAGCAGAGCAATACGATACTTTAGAAATTATAAAATGTATTGTTGATAATTCTGAATTTGAAGAATACAAAGCAGATTACGGTAAAAGTATTATCTGTGCAACGGCAAGAATTGACGGTTGGTCTGTAGGAATTGTTGCCAACCAAAGAAAATTGGTGAAAAGCGGTAAAGGCGAAATGCAGTTTGGTGGAGTAATTTATTCTGATTCTGCCGACAAAGCAACGCGATTTATTGCTAATTGCAACCAGAGAAAAATTCCTTTGATCTTTTTACAAGACGTAACAGGATTTATGGTAGGTTCAAAATCAGAACACGGTGGAATCATTAAAGACGGTGCAAAAATGGTGAATGCAGTTTCTAATTCTGTTGTTCCTAAATTTACGATCATTACCGGAAATTCTTACGGAGCAGGAAACTATGCAATGTGTGGAAAAGCTTACGATCCGAGATTGATTGTAGCCTGGCCATGGGCAGATTTGGCTGTAATGGGAGGAGCACAGGCTGCGAAAGTTTTAGCACAAATCCAGGAATCTACTTTGAAAAAACAAGGAAAAGTAATTACTGAAGAAGAGCACCAGGAAATTTTAGATACCATTACAAAAAAATATCAAAAACAGACGGAAGCAACCTATGCAGCTTCAAGATTGTGGACTGATGCAATTATCAACCCTATCGATACCAGAAAATGGATTTCTATGGGTATAGAAGCAGCCAATCATTCTCCGATTACTGAAAAATTCAATTTGGGAGTAATTCAAGTGTGA
- a CDS encoding fasciclin domain-containing protein, with protein MNTRSKIAVFGMVALSFAFSGNAAAQQMKEKTVMVGGAAMYPSKNIIENAVNSKDHKTLVAAVKAAGLVETLQSKGPFTVFAPTDAAFAKLPTGTVENLVKPENKAMLIKILTYHVLPGKYSAKQVWAAIKAGNGKAMMKTVQGEELTFWTKGKDLYVTDAKGNKAKVTIADVNQSNGVIHVIDTVLMP; from the coding sequence ATGAACACAAGATCAAAAATCGCAGTATTCGGAATGGTGGCTTTATCATTCGCATTCAGTGGAAATGCAGCTGCACAGCAAATGAAAGAAAAAACAGTAATGGTAGGTGGAGCAGCAATGTATCCTTCTAAAAACATTATTGAAAATGCGGTAAATTCTAAAGACCACAAGACATTGGTTGCCGCAGTAAAAGCTGCCGGTTTAGTGGAAACGCTTCAAAGCAAAGGTCCTTTCACAGTATTTGCTCCAACTGATGCTGCTTTTGCAAAATTACCAACAGGAACAGTTGAAAATTTAGTAAAACCAGAGAATAAGGCAATGCTTATAAAAATCCTTACCTATCATGTTTTACCCGGAAAATATAGTGCAAAACAAGTTTGGGCAGCGATAAAAGCAGGAAACGGTAAAGCAATGATGAAAACTGTACAAGGTGAAGAGCTTACGTTCTGGACAAAAGGAAAAGATTTATATGTTACCGATGCAAAAGGTAACAAAGCGAAAGTTACGATTGCAGACGTTAATCAGTCAAATGGTGTGATACACGTAATTGATACGGTGTTGATGCCTTAA
- a CDS encoding VanZ family protein, producing METDGSLSLKLQKEQIIQNCFQQKNIKQSLDKISNIFIKILPIYWAFLTYMLLRPGVENQEYFFMFDGIDKVLHLSIFAALGFCFIAAFPKIRFSYFFQIMLIYAFLTEILQEEMKLGRSMETLDIVADTIGCLIGYYVYKVLAKRFL from the coding sequence ATGGAAACGGATGGATCATTAAGCTTGAAATTGCAGAAGGAGCAGATCATTCAGAATTGCTTTCAGCAGAAGAATATCAAGCAATCATTGGATAAAATTTCAAACATATTTATTAAGATACTGCCCATTTATTGGGCATTTCTTACTTATATGCTTTTGCGTCCCGGTGTCGAGAACCAAGAATACTTCTTTATGTTCGACGGTATCGACAAGGTTTTGCACTTAAGCATATTTGCAGCTTTGGGTTTTTGCTTTATCGCTGCCTTTCCAAAAATCAGATTTTCCTATTTCTTTCAGATTATGCTTATTTATGCATTCCTCACAGAAATTCTGCAGGAAGAAATGAAACTCGGCAGATCAATGGAAACACTCGATATCGTTGCCGACACCATTGGCTGCTTAATTGGATACTATGTATATAAAGTACTCGCCAAACGTTTCCTCTGA
- a CDS encoding tyrosine-type recombinase/integrase encodes MPGFTELLSRFERTVSVLGRSQSTFNNYSRHVAAVSLHFGKIPTELDPEQIHDYLFYLQKKSRSPSQSYFKHTVYGLRFLLKSEGLSYDYLSLPEIKKEKKLPVVLSKQEVWQMLSCCKLLKHKILIGLLYGCGLRCLEVRNLRLCDLDFYRKQLKVVQGKGKKDRYLPLSEHLIRGLKKYIEAEKPEDFLFGEPRANRAGGEFDSRYSQRGVQWAVKQASKTAKILKEVSVHTLRHSFATHLLEDGMNIVSIKNLLGHENIETTLVYLQIAQLSTQKLFSPLDTLFEECRAK; translated from the coding sequence GTGCCTGGTTTTACAGAACTTTTAAGCCGTTTTGAACGTACGGTTTCGGTGTTGGGACGCAGTCAGAGCACGTTCAATAATTACTCCAGACACGTCGCGGCGGTGTCGCTGCATTTCGGGAAAATCCCGACAGAATTGGATCCTGAGCAGATCCACGATTACCTTTTTTACCTTCAGAAAAAATCAAGATCACCCTCGCAATCGTATTTTAAACACACGGTTTACGGACTTCGGTTTCTGTTGAAATCGGAAGGTTTGAGCTACGATTATCTAAGTCTTCCGGAAATTAAAAAAGAGAAAAAACTGCCTGTTGTGCTCAGTAAACAGGAGGTTTGGCAGATGTTGTCATGCTGTAAACTTTTAAAACATAAAATCTTAATCGGGTTGCTTTACGGTTGCGGATTGCGCTGTCTGGAGGTCAGAAATCTCCGTTTATGCGATTTGGATTTTTACCGAAAACAGCTGAAAGTGGTTCAGGGAAAAGGCAAAAAAGACCGCTATTTGCCTTTGTCGGAACATTTGATTCGGGGTTTGAAAAAATATATTGAAGCGGAAAAACCGGAAGATTTTCTCTTTGGAGAACCTCGAGCAAATCGTGCAGGTGGAGAATTCGATTCAAGATATTCGCAACGTGGCGTACAATGGGCGGTGAAACAGGCTTCAAAAACGGCAAAAATATTGAAAGAAGTGAGTGTTCATACGCTTCGGCACAGTTTTGCGACGCATCTTTTGGAGGATGGGATGAACATTGTGAGCATCAAAAATCTCCTCGGCCACGAAAACATCGAAACGACCCTCGTTTACCTTCAAATCGCCCAACTTTCTACCCAAAAACTCTTCTCTCCACTGGATACTTTGTTTGAGGAATGCAGAGCGAAGTAG